One Victivallis lenta DNA segment encodes these proteins:
- a CDS encoding thioredoxin family protein, which translates to MERKAVGLQSVAEFREFLAPTGGEIQTEKSGMFDGVGIWLVILLTLVGGLGLNLTPCVLPMIPVNLAIIGADGAGRTAGFRRGLAYGIGMAAAYGILGVVVILTGARFGELNSSSLFNFVIAAVFAVLAAAMFGAFNLDFSGRVRISPKKLRGGKTVIAFVMGALAALLAGACVAPVVIGVLLFSAELYNGGNYFALGLPFLLGIGMALPWPLAGAGFGVLPKPGRFMVVVKYAFGGIIVLAAAWYAWTGFTLLPGKFSPQEELVNLDRRLEAAQLSGKPVLIDFWATWCKNCKEMERDVFPEPEIKTLMQKYEVVKFQAEKPGAPEVRAILDRYDIPGLPAFVILSEKR; encoded by the coding sequence TTGGAGCGGAAGGCGGTCGGACTTCAGAGCGTCGCGGAATTCCGGGAGTTCCTGGCTCCGACCGGCGGCGAAATTCAAACGGAAAAGAGCGGCATGTTCGACGGCGTCGGCATCTGGCTCGTCATTCTGCTGACGCTGGTCGGCGGGCTCGGGCTCAACCTGACGCCGTGCGTGCTGCCGATGATTCCGGTGAACCTTGCGATCATCGGGGCGGACGGAGCCGGGCGGACGGCCGGATTCCGGCGCGGCCTCGCCTACGGCATCGGCATGGCGGCGGCCTACGGCATCCTCGGCGTCGTCGTGATCCTGACCGGCGCGCGGTTCGGAGAGCTGAACTCGTCGAGTCTCTTCAATTTTGTGATCGCGGCCGTTTTCGCCGTGCTGGCCGCCGCCATGTTCGGCGCGTTCAACCTCGATTTTTCCGGCAGGGTGCGGATCAGCCCGAAGAAGCTCCGGGGCGGCAAAACCGTCATCGCCTTCGTGATGGGAGCGCTGGCGGCACTGCTGGCCGGCGCCTGCGTCGCGCCGGTGGTGATCGGTGTGCTGCTCTTCTCGGCCGAGCTCTACAACGGCGGGAACTATTTCGCCCTCGGGCTGCCGTTCCTGCTCGGAATCGGCATGGCGCTGCCGTGGCCGCTGGCCGGAGCCGGGTTCGGCGTACTGCCGAAGCCGGGCCGGTTCATGGTCGTCGTCAAGTATGCTTTCGGAGGAATCATCGTGCTCGCGGCCGCCTGGTATGCGTGGACCGGTTTCACGCTGCTGCCCGGCAAATTCTCCCCGCAGGAGGAGCTCGTGAACCTCGACCGCCGGCTCGAAGCCGCGCAGCTCTCCGGCAAGCCGGTGCTGATCGATTTCTGGGCGACCTGGTGCAAGAACTGCAAAGAGATGGAGCGGGACGTGTTCCCGGAGCCCGAAATCAAAACGCTCATGCAGAAGTACGAAGTCGTGAAGTTCCAGGCGGAGAAGCCCGGAGCACCCGAGGTCAGAGCGATCCTCGACCGTTACGACATCCCGGGGCTGCCCGCCTTCGTCATCCTGTCGGAGAAGCGGTAA